A section of the Triticum dicoccoides isolate Atlit2015 ecotype Zavitan chromosome 7A, WEW_v2.0, whole genome shotgun sequence genome encodes:
- the LOC119328853 gene encoding acyl carrier protein 3, chloroplastic-like, with product MWQGHFFPSAPPHPTHPVHSPSPSRSSCSPPPFACCLMASIAGSAVSFAKPVKAINTNSLSFSGARRGNAFLRLQPVPMRFAVCCSAKQDTVEKVCEIVKKQLAVPEGTEVCGTTKFSDLGADSLDTVEIVMGLEEEFQISVEETSAQAIATVEDAATLIDKLVSAKSS from the exons ATGTGGCAAGGTCACTTCTTCCCCTCAGCtccaccccaccccacccacccAGTCCATTCCCCGTCGCCCTCACGCTCTTCGTGCTCGCCGCCTCCCTTCGCGTGCTGCCTCATGGCTTCCATCGCCGGATCTGCCGTGTCCTTCGCCAAGCCCGTCAAG GCAATCAACACGAACTCACTCTCTTTCTCTGGTGCAAGGAGGGGCAATGCATTTCTTCGCTTGCAGCCAGTGCCGATGAGATTTGCTGTTTGCTGCTCA GCAAAGCAGGATACAGTGGAGAAGGTTTGTGAAATTGTTAAGAAGCAGCTTGCTGTTCCTGAAGGCACTGAAGTTTGCGGTACCACCAAGTTTTCTGACCTTGGAGCTGATTCACTGGACACG GTCGAGATTGTGATGGGCCTTGAGGAGGAGTTCCAGATCAGCGTGGAGGAGACGAGCGCGCAGGCAATTGCGACAGTTGAAGATGCTGCCACGCTCATTGACAAGCTTGTCTCTGCGAAGTCATCTTGA